One genomic segment of Protaetiibacter intestinalis includes these proteins:
- a CDS encoding CPBP family intramembrane glutamic endopeptidase — MADVQRHPPRRKSHYRDPLGALTVASVVYLISLLVALLAVPRIIALSLPVALLQAIVFLALWAPLVIGVYWAGRRYGDGDARTDVGLRIRLIDLGIGLLVGLVLRFGVEAIAPSSPGATLDGTTAALPEVPLLVVIIVGTGLAAPFVEELFFRGLLQRSVSGLVPGRRPARVIVSVLVSTPLFVLLHLATSAPTLWGTVAIVTGISGLVFGLLAALTRRLGPGIVAHVVFNGVGLAILYVR; from the coding sequence ATGGCCGATGTGCAACGCCACCCGCCCCGACGCAAGTCCCACTACCGCGACCCGCTCGGGGCGCTCACCGTCGCATCCGTCGTCTACCTGATCAGCCTGCTCGTCGCGCTGCTCGCGGTGCCCCGCATCATCGCGCTGTCGCTGCCGGTGGCGCTCCTGCAGGCGATCGTGTTCCTCGCGCTGTGGGCACCGCTCGTGATCGGCGTGTACTGGGCCGGTCGGCGCTACGGCGACGGCGACGCGCGCACCGATGTCGGGCTGCGCATCCGACTCATCGACCTCGGCATCGGGCTGCTCGTCGGCCTCGTGCTGCGGTTCGGGGTCGAAGCGATCGCGCCGTCGAGCCCCGGAGCGACGCTCGACGGGACCACGGCCGCGCTGCCGGAAGTGCCGCTGCTCGTCGTGATCATCGTGGGCACCGGGCTCGCCGCGCCGTTCGTCGAAGAGCTGTTCTTCCGCGGGCTGCTGCAGCGCTCCGTATCTGGGCTCGTGCCCGGGCGGAGGCCGGCGCGCGTCATCGTGTCGGTGCTCGTCAGCACGCCGCTGTTCGTGCTGCTGCACCTGGCGACCAGTGCGCCGACGCTGTGGGGCACCGTGGCGATCGTCACCGGGATCAGCGGGCTCGTGTTCGGGCTGCTCGCGGCGCTCACGCGGCGGCTGGGGCCGGGAATCGTGGCGCACGTCGTGTTCAACGGGGTGGGGTTGGCGATCCTGTACGTGCGGTGA
- a CDS encoding glycosyltransferase gives MLLIGGGAHKRNELAARVLARRPAWCKSVVGVGLSPQARTLLDDAYPGATEWVVRPTDEQLIDLYRSAEFFLFLGTEEGFGLPYIEALSSGCIVIAVDQPLTRELLGEAAVLVIDGDARDIESQLKHRAWPPLMERRKLAARFSWRAFAEHVRDELEATTR, from the coding sequence GTGCTGCTCATTGGCGGCGGCGCACACAAGCGCAACGAACTGGCCGCGCGCGTGCTGGCGCGCCGCCCGGCATGGTGCAAGTCGGTTGTGGGGGTCGGGCTATCTCCACAAGCTCGCACACTTCTCGATGACGCATACCCGGGGGCAACAGAATGGGTGGTGCGGCCAACGGACGAGCAACTAATCGACTTGTACCGTAGTGCAGAGTTCTTCCTCTTCCTTGGCACCGAGGAAGGATTTGGACTGCCATACATCGAAGCCTTGAGTTCGGGGTGCATAGTAATCGCGGTCGACCAACCGCTTACAAGGGAGCTGCTCGGCGAAGCGGCAGTTCTGGTGATCGACGGAGACGCCCGCGATATTGAAAGCCAACTCAAACACCGGGCATGGCCACCCTTGATGGAGCGACGGAAACTGGCGGCGAGATTCAGTTGGCGCGCTTTCGCCGAGCACGTGCGGGATGAACTGGAGGCCACCACCCGATGA
- a CDS encoding glycosyltransferase family 2 protein yields the protein MSTLAVIPTLVAPDGLRGLVRSLEASGAKVRVVANSARAATRLLEWQVPHMDLQLNLGFGGSVRAVVAEENDWDSLIIANDDLVVEESRFSSSMTALSRNSGVRYLCPEPPRALPGLIEVFLNLSLLGRLLGRLGARRPVTGMQYRSFSMVEISRSCWDDVGGLDPDIPFTFEDADFIRRATQLGYAAVASPDLAIAHRHSEASAQYIREVLPVSAWSAVAYLDKWRGKSSANLLTVRAALIARIPLLLFAKARFRDHLVGVLRAISASGRHVPPALPKYEQIQ from the coding sequence ATGAGCACCCTGGCAGTCATACCGACACTTGTTGCGCCCGACGGACTCCGCGGTCTAGTCCGATCGCTGGAAGCGTCAGGCGCGAAAGTACGTGTAGTGGCAAACAGCGCTCGAGCAGCCACCCGACTGCTCGAATGGCAGGTCCCTCACATGGACCTTCAGTTGAATCTTGGATTCGGGGGGTCTGTGCGCGCAGTCGTTGCAGAGGAGAACGATTGGGACTCGCTGATTATCGCCAACGACGACCTTGTGGTGGAGGAGTCCCGCTTTTCATCCAGTATGACGGCACTTTCACGCAACTCAGGGGTCAGATACTTGTGCCCCGAGCCTCCTCGCGCACTTCCGGGACTCATCGAGGTTTTCCTCAACTTGTCACTGCTGGGCCGGCTCCTTGGGCGGCTTGGAGCTCGTCGACCCGTGACAGGCATGCAGTATCGATCTTTTTCGATGGTCGAGATCTCGCGAAGCTGCTGGGACGACGTCGGCGGGCTCGACCCAGATATACCATTCACCTTCGAGGATGCGGACTTCATCCGACGGGCAACGCAATTAGGGTACGCCGCGGTCGCCTCACCCGATCTTGCGATAGCTCATAGGCATTCCGAGGCGAGTGCGCAGTACATTCGAGAAGTTCTGCCCGTATCCGCTTGGTCCGCGGTCGCATACTTGGACAAGTGGCGCGGAAAGAGTTCGGCCAACTTGTTGACCGTCCGTGCGGCGTTGATCGCCAGAATACCTCTCCTGTTATTCGCAAAGGCGCGCTTTAGAGACCACTTGGTCGGCGTTCTTCGCGCGATCAGCGCGTCCGGGCGGCACGTTCCCCCGGCCCTGCCTAAGTACGAGCAAATCCAATGA
- a CDS encoding DUF4012 domain-containing protein, producing the protein MQPELAEANDAMSAAATSAAGIDVDTTIGPVRDSVEKLLGLIDEATSSVDSLYRTSHLLPIMLGEDGPRSTLVLVQNNAELRAAGGVSGALALITASGGKVDLAGQASSRDFGAHFDSPVLPLDDPTRSLFGDIAGEYIQDVNLTPWFDTTGQLAQAMWQQRIGGTIDAVVAVDPVLLSYLLEATGPVQVGEVLLTSENAVAVLLSETYARYPDPADQDAFFAAAAQAVFSAVTGPDVEPKALVEALVRGGEERRIRIWNAREEDQQYVAGTTLSGILPSDNSDGPELGVYLNDGTGAKMNYYTDLEVDVAGGVCRADGIPTYRATVTFTNNAPADAATSLPDYVTGGGDFGIEPGKVKTLIAIYGPVGAIVQGATLDGEEAIGTGAIDRGRPVFQVSTLLAPGESATYTVEFAGVAGEKGPLTVDVTPTLNQTETRHRSLVC; encoded by the coding sequence ATGCAGCCCGAACTCGCGGAGGCCAATGACGCGATGTCCGCAGCGGCCACGAGCGCAGCGGGGATTGACGTCGATACAACGATTGGTCCGGTGCGCGACTCAGTTGAGAAGCTGCTCGGGCTCATTGACGAGGCCACTTCTTCGGTCGATTCCCTTTACCGCACCTCGCATCTGCTGCCTATCATGCTGGGGGAAGACGGCCCGCGTAGCACCCTCGTTCTTGTCCAGAACAACGCGGAGTTGCGTGCCGCAGGGGGAGTCAGCGGTGCGCTCGCGCTGATCACGGCCTCGGGGGGAAAGGTCGACCTGGCGGGTCAAGCGTCTAGTCGCGACTTCGGTGCACATTTCGACAGCCCTGTGCTGCCGCTCGATGATCCCACTCGCAGCCTCTTCGGCGACATTGCCGGAGAGTACATTCAAGACGTCAATCTCACCCCTTGGTTCGACACTACCGGCCAACTTGCCCAGGCGATGTGGCAGCAGCGTATCGGTGGCACCATCGACGCCGTCGTCGCCGTCGATCCCGTGCTGCTTTCCTACCTGCTCGAAGCGACCGGGCCGGTGCAGGTGGGGGAGGTCCTCCTGACAAGCGAGAACGCGGTCGCGGTGCTGCTGAGCGAGACGTACGCGCGCTATCCGGATCCCGCTGACCAGGACGCTTTCTTCGCCGCCGCCGCCCAGGCGGTGTTCTCGGCCGTCACAGGTCCCGACGTCGAACCGAAGGCACTCGTGGAAGCGCTCGTCAGGGGCGGTGAAGAACGACGCATCCGCATTTGGAACGCGCGCGAGGAAGACCAGCAGTACGTGGCCGGCACCACGCTCTCGGGCATCCTGCCCTCCGACAACAGCGACGGCCCCGAGCTCGGCGTGTACCTCAACGACGGCACCGGTGCCAAGATGAACTACTACACCGACCTCGAGGTCGACGTGGCGGGCGGCGTGTGCCGGGCTGACGGCATCCCCACCTACCGGGCCACCGTCACCTTCACCAACAACGCACCGGCGGATGCGGCCACCTCGCTGCCCGACTACGTCACCGGGGGTGGTGACTTCGGCATCGAGCCCGGCAAGGTGAAGACACTCATCGCCATCTACGGGCCCGTCGGGGCGATCGTGCAGGGTGCCACCCTCGACGGCGAAGAGGCGATCGGCACCGGGGCGATCGACCGGGGGCGACCCGTATTCCAGGTGTCGACGCTGCTCGCGCCGGGGGAGAGCGCCACCTACACCGTCGAGTTCGCGGGGGTCGCGGGCGAGAAGGGTCCGCTCACCGTTGACGTGACACCGACTCTTAACCAGACCGAAACAAGGCATCGCTCGCTCGTCTGTTAG
- a CDS encoding glycosyltransferase, with product MRLPDLARASEIGARFGTRASIAFVVNTDRFFLTHRASWARAISAAGGSVTVIAADTGFADRIRELGFEFIPVEMGRESVSPLRASQVAWRLFQTLNKGAYDTVFLVATAAYTLGWFASLTMPSTRFIRVITGAGRALDGRSTLASLIVGSQLRFSARRRNVYSIFQLEQDLDRFLTRKMAVEPRSSVIPGTGIDTRLWNPAPAQRDPSRPQILFASRLFAEKGIGTYLAVARALADKAEFLVAGAPDLGVSTSVRPEDIAEWTGVVTYLGQSDDMLGLLQSADVLLFPSTHPEGTPRVLIEAAACGVAIVANDQPGSRAVVGDSAIFIDGVDEDDWIRATHEVLEHRELRHSLGRSARQYVVEHFDLAQTLTSVLEIAGVPLARKAPQ from the coding sequence ATGCGTCTCCCCGACTTGGCTCGAGCGTCCGAGATTGGTGCCCGCTTCGGGACTCGTGCAAGCATCGCGTTTGTCGTGAACACCGATCGGTTCTTTCTCACCCATAGAGCGTCTTGGGCGCGTGCAATCAGCGCCGCGGGTGGTTCTGTGACCGTGATCGCAGCGGACACCGGCTTTGCGGACAGAATTCGAGAGCTCGGGTTCGAATTCATTCCTGTGGAGATGGGTCGCGAATCCGTCTCTCCCTTAAGGGCATCCCAAGTCGCATGGAGGCTCTTCCAGACGCTGAACAAGGGAGCGTACGACACCGTCTTCCTGGTGGCTACTGCTGCCTACACTCTCGGTTGGTTCGCAAGCCTCACGATGCCGTCTACTCGATTCATCCGAGTGATCACTGGCGCCGGAAGAGCGCTCGACGGCCGATCGACGCTTGCCTCACTGATCGTTGGATCGCAACTTCGGTTCTCGGCCCGGCGCCGGAATGTGTATTCGATCTTCCAGCTCGAACAAGATCTTGACCGTTTCTTGACGCGGAAGATGGCGGTCGAGCCACGATCCTCTGTAATACCTGGGACAGGCATCGACACCAGATTGTGGAACCCCGCACCCGCACAACGAGACCCCAGTCGGCCACAGATCCTGTTCGCTTCACGGCTGTTTGCCGAGAAGGGCATCGGAACATACCTGGCTGTCGCACGCGCTCTCGCGGACAAGGCCGAGTTCTTGGTTGCTGGGGCACCAGATCTGGGAGTTTCGACGAGCGTCCGGCCAGAAGATATTGCGGAATGGACAGGAGTAGTGACCTATCTTGGGCAATCCGACGACATGTTGGGGCTGCTCCAATCCGCAGACGTCCTGCTTTTCCCCAGCACACACCCCGAGGGAACACCGCGAGTCTTGATCGAGGCCGCGGCGTGTGGGGTCGCGATCGTCGCCAACGATCAACCCGGCAGCCGCGCCGTCGTTGGCGACTCTGCAATCTTCATCGACGGAGTCGATGAAGATGATTGGATCCGTGCAACTCACGAGGTCCTCGAACACCGCGAACTACGGCACTCTCTCGGCCGATCGGCGCGCCAGTACGTCGTTGAGCATTTCGATCTCGCACAGACACTCACGTCCGTTCTGGAGATCGCAGGAGTACCACTAGCAAGGAAAGCCCCCCAATGA